One Glycine soja cultivar W05 chromosome 2, ASM419377v2, whole genome shotgun sequence genomic region harbors:
- the LOC114390012 gene encoding transcription repressor OFP16-like, which yields MPSTRNLKHLNMCCSNSATPEYESPPLSPITISSNHNITTPSSIMIKNFNSIYDHSFSSTTTFFEPEPEPEPADFATAFASQRFFFSSPGLSNSLVEYNNTNKSTTQHLPPLLREDSGDVDEKKKKKVLFKGSVAVATYSPDPYVDFRRSMQEMVEARPELMDVKSNWNVLHELLLCYLALNPKSTHKFILGAFADLLVSLMSF from the coding sequence ATGCCAAGCACAAGAAATCTGAAGCACCTGAACATGTGTTGTTCAAATTCAGCTACTCCTGAATATGAATCTCCTCCATTGAGCCCCATAACTATTTCCTCAAATCACAATATCACTACTCCTTCTTCAATTATGATAAAGAACTTCAACTCTATCTATGACCACTCTTTCAGTTCCACGACCACCTTCTTTGAACCCGAACCCGAACCCGAACCCGCTGATTTCGCCACCGCCTTCGCCTCCCAacgcttcttcttctcctccccCGGTCTCTCCAATTCCCTAGTTGAATACAACAATACCAACAAAAGTACTACTCAACACTTACCACCATTGTTGAGAGAAGATAGTGGTGATGttgatgagaagaagaagaagaaggtgttGTTCAAGGGGAGCGTGGCGGTGGCGACGTACTCGCCGGACCCTTACGTGGATTTCCGGCGGTCGATGCAGGAGATGGTGGAGGCGCGGCCGGAGCTGATGGACGTGAAGTCCAATTGGAACGTCCTTCACGAGCTTCTTCTATGCTATCTTGCGCTGAATCCAAAGAGCACTCACAAGTTCATTCTTGGAGCCTTCGCTGATCTCCTCGTTAGCCTCATGTCATTCTAG